The following is a genomic window from Trueperaceae bacterium.
GAGCTGCACGCCGCGCTCGAGCTGGACGTCGACGCCGCCCTGCGTGGCGACCCCGCCGCGCAGAACCGCGACGAGGTGGTGCGCACCTACCCCGGCGTGCGCGCCATCGTGGCGCACCGGGTGGCGCACGCCCTGTGGCGCCGGAAGGTGCCGTTGATGGCGCGCATGATCGCGGAGTACGCCCACCGGCACACCGGCATCGACGTGCACCCCGCCGCCCGCATCGGCGCGCGCTTCTTCGTCGATCACGGGACCGGCGTCGTGATCGGCGCGACCGCGGTCGTCGGCGACGACGTGAAGCTGTACCAGGGCGTCACGCTGGGCGGCTTGAGCGTCCGCAAGGCCGACGCCGACGTCAAGCGGCACCCGACGCTCGGCGACCGCGTCGTCGTGTACGCCGGCGCGACGGTGTTGGGGGGCGACACCGAGGTCGGGCACGACAGCGTGATCGGCGGGAACGTCTGGTTGACGCGGTCGGTGCCGCCCCACACGAAACTGACCTACAAGGCGTCGCTGCGCGAGGAACCGACCCCCGACCCGGACGTCGTCGAGGTCGGTTGACCCCCGCCGGGCCGCGCCGCCCACGCGGCGTCGAGGTCGGCGGGATCGAAGGGGTACGTCGCGCCGTCGCGGAGGTTCACCAGGCGCGCGACGGGGTCCACCCCGAGGGCCCGCCGGACCGCTTCGCGGTAGGTCGCCAACTGAAAGGCGTACCGCCCCGGGCGCATCGTCCGGTCGGTCTTGTAGTCGTCCAGCGTCCACACGCCGTCCACGAGGTACAGCCGGTCGATGACGCCCTGCCACACCTGACGACCGTCGGGTAGGACGACCGGCCACTCGCGGAGGTCCCGCGTGCGCGCCTCGAGGGGCGGGAGCGGACCGCCCAACAGCCCGCGGTACGTCCGGAGCATGGCGCGCACCTCCTCCAGGAGCCGGGCCTGCTCGTCCGGCGCGTAGGGGAACATCACCTCCTGCGCGCGGAGGAGGTCCATCTCGGCGTCGTCGTCGGGGTCGGCGTCGCGCCGGATCGCGTCGTGCAGGAGCGTCCCCACCGCCACCGCCTGGCCGGGGAGGCGTCCCGCCTCGTGCGCGGCGCCGGGCGCCAGCGGTTCGGCGGGCGGCTCGACGTCGCCGGACGCCCGCGGGGCGGAGGGGGACGGTGGTTCGTCGTCCGCGTCCCCCCGCACGCGCGAGGGGCTCTCGACCGGCGGGAGTTCCCCCTCGGGGAAGGCGGCCCGCGTCCACGGGGCCTCCGCCAGGGGGGCGCCGGCGGGTCCGCCCTCACGCGACACGTCCTCCGCGTCCGCGGAGGACGGCGGGGCAGAGGACGGCGGGGTGGAGGACGGCGGGGCGGCGGCCGGCGGCCCCCCGCCGTCCTCGGGGAGCGGGTGGACGGCGAGCACGATGCCGTCCTCGTCGCGGGGGGCGGCGTCGGGCCCGACCCGCATCGCGGCGAGCGACGCCGCCCACCCCTGCGGGCCGCGGTCGGGCACGCTCCCGGTCAGGATCAGCACGGTGCGCGCCCGCGACGCCGCGACGTACAACAGCCGCGATCCCTCCTGCCGAGCGCGCTCCAGGTCGGCGGCGCGGGCGGCGTCGAACCCCGGCCCGCCGGGCAGGTGCACGACGCCGTCCACGACGTGGAGGGGGTCGGGCCGACCGCCCCCCTGGGCCCCGACGTCGGCGACGGCGACCAGCGGCCACTCGAGGCCCTTCGACCCGTGCACCGTGATCAACGTGACGCCGTCGCCGTCGGCGGGGACGTCGCCCGCCTCCTTCGCGCGGCGCGACAGCAGATCGAGGCGTTCGAGGAGCACCTCGAGTTCGCCGGGCGGGCGTTCGGCGACCTCGAACAACAGGGCGTCGACGTTGTCGCGCTGGCGCGCGTCCAGGCGATCGACGAACCGTTCGCCGTCCAGGAACGGCTCGCGCAGGAGCCGACGCAGCGCCCCCAGCGGGCCGGCGCGGACCGCGTCGCCGGTCGCGTCGACGCGCTCCGCGACGTGCGGATGGCCGTCGCGGAGCGCCGCGACGGGGTCCTCGGCGCGCACCACCGCATCGATCGCGTCCGGCGTCATGCCGCCGAACGGGCCGCGCAGCCACGGCGCGAGGCTGGGGCCGGTCGGGTCGATGCCGACCCGGAGGGCGTGCACCAGGTCCCGGATTTCGCTGCGTTCGTAGTAGCCGCGGCCCTGCCGCAGGACCGCCGGCACGCCGTGCGCCGCGAGCGCCGTGCGGACGCGTTCCAGGCCGGCGTAGTTGCGGGCGAGGACCGCCATGTCCGACCAGGGGATCGCGTCGCGTTCGTGGGCCGCTCGAAGTCGGTCCGCGAGCACGGCGGCCTCGTGCGGCCGTAGGTCGTCCAACCGGGGCGCGCCGGTCGCCCAGTGGATCTCCACCCGCCCGTGGACGTCCGCCTGCGCGCCCGCCGCCTGGACGGCCGGCGCCTCGTCGGGACCGAAGCCCTCCCCGCGGCCCGCGAGGCTGCGGGTGAGGGCGTTCAGGAAGCGCGTCACGAGGACCGCGTGGCGGCGGGTGTGCGTGAGCGGCTGCAGCGCCTCGCCCGCCGCGAGCGCCGCGCGGAACACCTCGACGTCCGCCTGCCGGAAGCCGTAGATCGATTGTTTCGGGTCGCCCACCACCTCGACCTCGACGCCGGCGTCCTCGAGGGCGGCGAAGAAGCGCCCCTGGACGGGGTTGACGTCCTGGTACTCGTCGACGATGACGTGCGGGGCGCGCGCGGCGAGGCGGGCGCGGGCCTCGGGCACCTCGACCAGCGCCAGGGCGCGACGCTCGATCTCCGACGGCGCGAGGCGCGCCGCGCCGATCCGCGCCTGGTACCGCGCGTACGCCGCGCGGTACAGCGCGAGCAGGTCGGCGGCGTCCGCGTCGCCGTCCGCCGGGGTCAGGGTCGGCGCCAGCGAACGCTGGCGGAACAGGATGCCCGCGCGCTCCGCCGCCCGCCCCGCGAGGCGGGTGGCGGGCCCGTGCAGCGGGTGCTCCGGGTCCTCGGCGAGGAGCAGCACGCCGGCGAACTCCTCGTCGAACGTCGCCTGCGCCTCCCACGGGGGGAGCGTCCCGAAGGCCGGATCCAGGCCGAGGCGGGGCGCGGAGAGGCGCAGCCCGAGCGCCATGAAGCCGTGGATGGTGGTCAACGTCGCGCCGTCGCGTTCGCGGCGGGCGCGTTCGACCGCCGGCCGGGCGTCGGGGTCGAGGGCCACCAGGTCGAGGTAGCGGCCCTGCTCCAGCAGCACGTCGAGGCCTTCGCCGACGCGTTCGCGGAGCTCCGCCGCGGCGGCGCGGGTGAACGTCACGCCGGCGATGCGGCGCAGCGGCGTCCCGGCCTGGATGGCCTCGAGGAAGCGCGCGACGAGGCGCGTCGTCTTGCCGGTCCCGGCGGAGGCGACGCGGACCCTCACCGGACGCCCTCG
Proteins encoded in this region:
- a CDS encoding UvrD-helicase domain-containing protein; translated protein: MRVRVASAGTGKTTRLVARFLEAIQAGTPLRRIAGVTFTRAAAAELRERVGEGLDVLLEQGRYLDLVALDPDARPAVERARRERDGATLTTIHGFMALGLRLSAPRLGLDPAFGTLPPWEAQATFDEEFAGVLLLAEDPEHPLHGPATRLAGRAAERAGILFRQRSLAPTLTPADGDADAADLLALYRAAYARYQARIGAARLAPSEIERRALALVEVPEARARLAARAPHVIVDEYQDVNPVQGRFFAALEDAGVEVEVVGDPKQSIYGFRQADVEVFRAALAAGEALQPLTHTRRHAVLVTRFLNALTRSLAGRGEGFGPDEAPAVQAAGAQADVHGRVEIHWATGAPRLDDLRPHEAAVLADRLRAAHERDAIPWSDMAVLARNYAGLERVRTALAAHGVPAVLRQGRGYYERSEIRDLVHALRVGIDPTGPSLAPWLRGPFGGMTPDAIDAVVRAEDPVAALRDGHPHVAERVDATGDAVRAGPLGALRRLLREPFLDGERFVDRLDARQRDNVDALLFEVAERPPGELEVLLERLDLLSRRAKEAGDVPADGDGVTLITVHGSKGLEWPLVAVADVGAQGGGRPDPLHVVDGVVHLPGGPGFDAARAADLERARQEGSRLLYVAASRARTVLILTGSVPDRGPQGWAASLAAMRVGPDAAPRDEDGIVLAVHPLPEDGGGPPAAAPPSSTPPSSAPPSSADAEDVSREGGPAGAPLAEAPWTRAAFPEGELPPVESPSRVRGDADDEPPSPSAPRASGDVEPPAEPLAPGAAHEAGRLPGQAVAVGTLLHDAIRRDADPDDDAEMDLLRAQEVMFPYAPDEQARLLEEVRAMLRTYRGLLGGPLPPLEARTRDLREWPVVLPDGRQVWQGVIDRLYLVDGVWTLDDYKTDRTMRPGRYAFQLATYREAVRRALGVDPVARLVNLRDGATYPFDPADLDAAWAARPGGGQPTSTTSGSGVGSSRSDAL
- the epsC gene encoding serine O-acetyltransferase EpsC, which encodes MSESERIDAFVRDRFAAYETLTSCPPPREVEAWFDDLAGVLFPEHATRAHADAAAFAAFVAELEARLAHLVERCPRGTPDFAQRVATAFFADLGELHAALELDVDAALRGDPAAQNRDEVVRTYPGVRAIVAHRVAHALWRRKVPLMARMIAEYAHRHTGIDVHPAARIGARFFVDHGTGVVIGATAVVGDDVKLYQGVTLGGLSVRKADADVKRHPTLGDRVVVYAGATVLGGDTEVGHDSVIGGNVWLTRSVPPHTKLTYKASLREEPTPDPDVVEVG